In Nocardia sputorum, a single genomic region encodes these proteins:
- a CDS encoding FMN reductase, which translates to MTRIAVVSAGLSQPSSTRLLADRLAAATGTALSTHAGDVTFDVVEVREHARDLADNLLTGFAPGGLRATIDSVTGADGLIAVTPIFNASYSGLFKTFFDVLEPESLAGMPVLLGATGGSARHSLALEHALRPMFSYLRAVAAPTAVYAASEDWASATAEGLSVRIDRAATEFAAMLTNTPRPRAADPYDDPVPFAQLLGTH; encoded by the coding sequence ATGACCCGCATCGCCGTCGTCTCCGCGGGCCTGTCGCAGCCGTCGTCGACCCGGCTGCTGGCCGACCGGCTCGCCGCCGCCACCGGCACGGCACTGTCCACGCACGCCGGGGACGTGACATTCGACGTGGTGGAAGTGCGCGAGCACGCCCGCGATCTGGCCGACAACCTGCTGACCGGATTCGCGCCGGGCGGCCTGCGCGCGACGATCGACAGCGTGACCGGCGCCGACGGTCTGATCGCCGTCACGCCGATCTTCAACGCCTCCTACAGCGGCCTGTTCAAGACGTTCTTCGACGTGCTGGAACCGGAGTCGCTGGCCGGGATGCCGGTGCTGCTCGGTGCGACCGGCGGCTCGGCGCGCCATTCCCTCGCGCTGGAGCACGCCTTGCGCCCGATGTTCAGCTACCTGCGCGCGGTGGCGGCGCCCACCGCCGTCTACGCGGCGTCGGAAGACTGGGCATCCGCGACGGCAGAGGGTCTCAGCGTCCGGATCGACCGCGCGGCAACGGAATTCGCCGCCATGCTGACCAACACACCGCGCCCGCGTGCCGCTGATCCGTACGACGACCCGGTACCGTTCGCACAGCTACTCGGCACCCACTGA
- a CDS encoding Rv3235 family protein encodes MTGYQDWLTPAPNPEPPLDSRRRADPAPARALPCRTRPHAASGRSSAGIRGVVRRSHPSTAPAGDETRSAARRFAESAVRIVLEVLDRRRPLPHLATVADATVVAAVRTLIGADLVPGRTLGVAAPIRVSVVLVDDKTAEVFATYGRGARRFALAARIVRTRSAGWRLTALRLR; translated from the coding sequence ATGACTGGTTATCAGGATTGGTTGACGCCTGCGCCGAATCCGGAGCCGCCGTTGGACAGCCGCAGGCGCGCCGATCCGGCACCCGCTCGGGCGTTGCCGTGCCGCACCCGGCCGCACGCGGCTTCCGGCCGGTCGAGTGCCGGGATACGCGGCGTGGTACGTCGCAGTCATCCATCCACCGCACCCGCGGGGGACGAAACACGCTCCGCGGCGCGCCGGTTCGCCGAGTCGGCGGTGCGGATCGTCCTCGAAGTGCTCGACCGCAGGAGACCCCTGCCGCACCTGGCGACTGTGGCCGACGCCACGGTCGTCGCCGCGGTGCGCACGTTGATCGGGGCCGATCTCGTGCCCGGCCGCACTCTCGGCGTCGCGGCGCCGATCCGGGTGAGCGTGGTCCTGGTGGACGACAAGACCGCCGAGGTCTTCGCCACCTACGGCCGGGGCGCGCGCCGTTTCGCGTTGGCGGCACGCATCGTGCGAACCCGCTCGGCGGGCTGGCGGCTGACGGCGCTGCGCCTCCGGTGA
- a CDS encoding LLM class flavin-dependent oxidoreductase, whose amino-acid sequence MQFGIFTVGDVTTDPTTGRTPSEHERIKAMVTIARKAEEVGLDVFATGEHHNRPFVPSSPTTMLGYIAAQTERLQLSTATTLITTNDPVKIAEDFAMLQHLADGRVDLMLGRGNTGPVYPWFGKDIRDGIPLAIENYHLLHRLWREDVVDWEGKFRTPLQSFTSTPRPLDDVPPFVWHGSIRSPEIAEQAAYYGDGFFANNIFWPKEHFQRLIALYRQRYEHYGHGSADQAIVGLGGQVFIRKNSQDAVREFRPYFDNAPVYGHGPSLEEFTEQTPLTVGSPQEVIDKTLTFRESFGDYQRQLFLMDHAGLPLKTVLEQLDLLGEEVVPVLRKEFAAGRPAQVPDAPTHASLVAARDAALEATR is encoded by the coding sequence GTGCAGTTCGGAATCTTCACGGTCGGCGATGTGACGACCGACCCCACGACCGGCCGGACGCCGAGTGAGCACGAGCGCATCAAGGCGATGGTGACGATCGCGCGCAAGGCCGAGGAAGTCGGGCTGGACGTGTTCGCCACGGGCGAGCACCACAACCGGCCGTTCGTGCCGTCGTCGCCGACGACGATGCTCGGCTACATCGCGGCGCAGACCGAGCGGCTCCAGCTCTCCACCGCGACGACGCTGATCACCACGAACGATCCGGTGAAGATCGCCGAGGACTTCGCCATGCTGCAGCACCTGGCCGACGGGCGGGTGGACCTGATGCTCGGCCGCGGCAACACCGGGCCGGTCTACCCCTGGTTCGGCAAGGACATCCGCGACGGCATCCCGCTGGCGATCGAGAACTACCACCTGCTGCACCGGCTCTGGCGCGAAGACGTGGTCGACTGGGAGGGCAAGTTCCGCACGCCGCTGCAGTCGTTCACCTCGACGCCGCGCCCGCTGGACGACGTGCCGCCGTTCGTCTGGCACGGCTCGATCCGCAGCCCCGAGATCGCCGAGCAGGCCGCCTACTACGGCGACGGATTCTTCGCCAACAACATCTTCTGGCCGAAGGAGCACTTCCAGCGACTGATCGCACTGTATCGGCAGCGCTACGAGCACTACGGTCACGGCTCCGCCGACCAGGCGATCGTCGGCCTGGGCGGACAGGTGTTCATTCGCAAGAACTCCCAGGACGCGGTGCGCGAATTCCGGCCCTACTTCGACAACGCGCCGGTGTACGGGCACGGCCCGTCGCTGGAGGAGTTCACCGAACAGACGCCGCTCACCGTGGGCAGTCCGCAGGAGGTCATCGACAAGACGCTCACCTTCCGCGAGTCCTTCGGCGACTACCAGCGCCAGCTGTTCCTGATGGATCACGCCGGGCTTCCGCTGAAGACCGTGCTCGAGCAACTGGATCTGCTCGGCGAGGAAGTGGTCCCGGTGCTGCGCAAGGAGTTCGCGGCCGGACGCCCGGCGCAGGTGCCGGACGCGCCCACGCACGCGAGCCTGGTCGCCGCCCGCGACGCCGCCCTGGAGGCGACCCGATGA
- a CDS encoding MIP/aquaporin family protein yields the protein MNFGSIFLSEALGTGVLVLLGVGVVANVLLAKSKGLDGGWLLINVGWGFAVLAGVYVAYKTGGHLNPAVTVGILFSGADEFAPGIAVSGSATLAYLSGQFAGAFLGATVAYLAYKRHFDAETDEEKKLAVFATGPAIRALRWNFVTEVIGTFTLVLVILTFGHTPSGLGPAAAALLVVGIGASLGGPTGYAINPARDLGPRIAHALLPVSKSVPADAVLVPVGAGAPAPAGSPDAAPRGKDSDWGYAWVPVLGPLLGGALAGLAAQFLF from the coding sequence ATGAACTTCGGCTCGATCTTCCTCAGCGAAGCGCTCGGCACAGGCGTGCTGGTGCTGCTCGGGGTCGGTGTGGTCGCGAACGTATTGCTGGCGAAGTCCAAAGGGTTGGACGGCGGCTGGCTGCTGATCAACGTGGGATGGGGGTTCGCCGTGCTGGCCGGCGTTTACGTCGCCTACAAGACCGGCGGCCATCTGAACCCCGCGGTCACCGTCGGCATCCTGTTCAGCGGCGCCGACGAGTTCGCCCCCGGCATCGCGGTCTCCGGCTCCGCGACACTCGCGTATCTGAGCGGCCAATTCGCCGGCGCGTTCCTCGGCGCGACCGTCGCCTACCTGGCCTACAAGCGCCACTTCGACGCCGAGACCGACGAGGAGAAGAAGCTCGCGGTATTCGCCACCGGCCCCGCGATCCGCGCCCTGCGCTGGAACTTCGTCACCGAAGTGATCGGCACGTTCACCCTCGTCCTGGTGATCCTCACCTTCGGCCACACGCCGAGCGGGCTCGGCCCGGCCGCCGCCGCGCTGTTGGTCGTCGGCATCGGCGCCTCGCTGGGCGGTCCGACCGGCTACGCCATCAACCCCGCTCGCGATCTCGGCCCCCGCATCGCGCACGCCCTGCTGCCGGTGAGCAAATCCGTCCCCGCCGACGCGGTCCTGGTCCCGGTGGGCGCGGGCGCTCCCGCACCGGCCGGATCGCCCGACGCCGCGCCGCGCGGCAAGGACTCCGACTGGGGTTACGCCTGGGTGCCGGTACTCGGTCCGCTGCTCGGCGGCGCGCTGGCCGGGCTCGCCGCACAGTTCCTGTTCTGA
- a CDS encoding alpha/beta hydrolase: MTVPGKSATPRRVARAGLLALAGALAAYLALGQLLAVLPVSWTMPLLRNAFVQSAVLLLGAVRDALGSWNMVLAVIATGLAVTALRSGKRGRRSAGAVTGVSAAGLVLSVVTSATLVFAGRDAAGVWIPFAPAVPFSTVGDAPAETVTYATVDGQPIQADLYLPAPGPVPAPLVVSIHGGAFVGGSRGTDAYTSWLAGNGYAVLDVDYRLSGAADHRWDTADADIACALTWAAANAQRYHWDMRRVATFGESAGGNLAVNVANKSNAGALRPSCGSAAELPKVRAAIALYPAVDLAASGTETALGVDAARQYLGGTPEQYPARYAATSSAPHVTVDSPPTLLVQGASDHLVLAEHTAAYATALETAGVPQRYVELPFLEHAFGTTELDTGAQVTRELTRTWLAEYLT; this comes from the coding sequence ATGACCGTGCCCGGAAAGTCCGCGACCCCGCGTCGCGTCGCCCGCGCCGGGCTGCTCGCGCTCGCCGGCGCGCTCGCCGCGTATCTCGCCCTCGGCCAACTGCTCGCGGTCCTGCCGGTTTCCTGGACGATGCCGTTGCTGCGCAACGCGTTCGTCCAGTCGGCCGTGCTCTTGCTCGGCGCGGTCCGGGACGCGCTCGGCTCGTGGAACATGGTGCTGGCGGTGATCGCGACCGGGCTCGCGGTGACGGCGTTGCGCTCGGGGAAGCGTGGACGGCGCTCGGCGGGCGCGGTGACCGGCGTGTCCGCCGCCGGTCTGGTCCTGTCCGTCGTGACCAGCGCGACGCTGGTGTTCGCGGGGCGCGACGCGGCGGGCGTCTGGATTCCGTTCGCCCCGGCCGTCCCGTTCAGCACCGTCGGCGATGCTCCTGCCGAGACCGTCACCTACGCGACCGTCGACGGGCAACCCATCCAGGCGGATCTGTACCTGCCCGCGCCGGGGCCGGTACCGGCGCCGCTGGTGGTGAGCATCCACGGCGGCGCGTTCGTCGGGGGCAGTCGCGGCACCGACGCCTACACGAGCTGGCTGGCCGGCAACGGATACGCCGTGCTCGACGTGGACTACCGCCTCTCCGGCGCGGCCGACCACCGCTGGGACACCGCGGACGCCGACATCGCGTGCGCGCTGACCTGGGCCGCCGCGAACGCGCAGCGGTACCACTGGGATATGCGCCGGGTCGCCACGTTCGGCGAATCGGCGGGCGGCAATCTGGCCGTCAACGTCGCGAACAAGAGCAACGCGGGCGCCCTGCGGCCCAGCTGCGGCAGCGCCGCGGAGCTGCCGAAAGTGCGCGCGGCGATCGCGCTGTACCCGGCGGTGGACCTGGCCGCGTCGGGCACGGAGACCGCGCTCGGCGTCGACGCGGCCCGGCAATACCTCGGCGGAACGCCCGAACAGTATCCCGCCCGCTACGCCGCGACGAGCTCCGCTCCGCACGTCACCGTCGACTCCCCGCCCACCTTGCTGGTCCAGGGAGCGAGTGATCACCTCGTGCTCGCCGAGCACACCGCGGCCTACGCCACCGCGCTCGAGACCGCGGGCGTCCCGCAGCGCTACGTCGAGCTGCCCTTCCTGGAGCACGCCTTCGGCACCACCGAATTGGACACCGGCGCGCAGGTCACCCGCGAACTCACCCGCACCTGGCTGGCGGAGTACCTGACGTAA
- a CDS encoding YceI family protein, with translation MSTRTTNALTAGTWAIDPAHSTLGFSVRHLMVSKVRGRFTDFSGKLVIGEDGSASAEAEIRVDSVTTDNEQRDAHLRTADFFQAEQFPVATFKSTGFRVNGDDFVVDGEFTIRGVTKPVSLEVEFLGVNPGMGQGPVAGFEAKTVINRRDFGITIDMPLPDGGAVIGDKITLTLEVEVGLQS, from the coding sequence ATGTCGACCCGAACCACCAACGCGCTGACCGCGGGCACCTGGGCCATCGACCCCGCCCACTCCACCCTCGGTTTCTCCGTACGCCACCTGATGGTCAGCAAGGTGCGCGGCCGCTTCACCGACTTCTCCGGCAAGCTGGTCATCGGCGAGGACGGCAGCGCCTCGGCCGAGGCCGAGATCCGGGTCGACTCGGTCACCACCGACAACGAACAGCGCGACGCGCACCTGCGCACCGCCGACTTCTTCCAGGCCGAGCAGTTCCCGGTGGCCACGTTCAAGTCCACCGGTTTCCGGGTGAACGGCGACGACTTCGTGGTGGACGGCGAATTCACCATCCGCGGCGTCACCAAGCCGGTCTCGCTGGAGGTGGAGTTCCTCGGCGTCAACCCCGGCATGGGCCAGGGGCCGGTCGCGGGCTTCGAGGCCAAGACCGTGATCAACCGCCGCGACTTCGGCATCACCATCGACATGCCGCTGCCCGACGGCGGCGCGGTGATCGGCGACAAGATCACCCTCACCCTGGAGGTCGAGGTCGGCCTGCAGTCCTGA
- the glpK gene encoding glycerol kinase GlpK, translating to MSQYVGAIDQGTTSTRFMVFDHGGNEVARHQLEHEQILPRPGWVEHNPTEIWERTRAVIQTTLTKADLVASDLAAVGVTNQRETTVVWNRKTGRPYCNAIVWQDTRTDRIAAELERAGHGDTIRRKAGLPPATYFSGGKLRWILDNVPGVAEDAERGDALFGTTDTWLLWQLTGGVDGGVHVTDPTNASRTMLMDLETLDWDDELLSVFGVPRAMLPTIAPSANPDLFGTTRADGPFGGVVPLAGVLGDQQAATVGQVCFRPGEAKNTYGTGNFLLLNTGTEIVRSQHGLLTTVAYQFGAQKPVYALEGSIAVTGSAVQWLRDQLGIISGAAQSESLARQAEDNGGVYFVPAFSGLFAPYWRSDARGAIVGLSRYSTNAHLARATLESICYQTRDVVEAMQADSGVQLDVLRVDGGVTANELCMQLQADFLGVPVSRPVVAETTALGAAYAAGLAVGFWNDTDELEQNWNEAKRWNPTWSAEQRERGYARWKKAVARTLDWIDVDE from the coding sequence ATGAGCCAGTACGTCGGCGCCATCGACCAGGGCACCACGAGCACTCGCTTCATGGTGTTCGACCACGGTGGCAACGAGGTCGCCCGCCACCAGCTCGAGCACGAGCAGATCCTGCCGCGCCCCGGCTGGGTGGAGCACAATCCGACCGAGATCTGGGAGCGCACCCGCGCGGTCATCCAGACCACCCTGACCAAGGCCGATCTCGTCGCGAGCGACCTGGCCGCGGTCGGCGTCACCAACCAGCGGGAGACCACGGTGGTGTGGAACCGCAAGACCGGGCGGCCGTACTGCAACGCGATCGTCTGGCAGGACACCCGCACCGATCGCATCGCCGCCGAACTGGAACGGGCCGGCCACGGCGACACCATCCGGCGCAAGGCGGGCCTGCCGCCCGCCACCTACTTCTCCGGCGGCAAGCTGCGCTGGATCCTGGACAACGTCCCGGGGGTGGCCGAGGACGCCGAACGCGGCGACGCGCTGTTCGGCACCACCGACACCTGGCTGCTGTGGCAGCTGACCGGCGGCGTGGACGGCGGCGTGCACGTCACCGACCCGACCAACGCCAGCCGCACGATGCTGATGGACCTGGAGACCCTGGACTGGGACGACGAACTGCTGTCGGTGTTCGGCGTGCCGCGTGCGATGCTGCCCACGATCGCGCCCTCGGCCAACCCGGACCTGTTCGGCACCACCCGGGCCGACGGACCGTTCGGCGGCGTCGTGCCGCTGGCCGGTGTGCTCGGCGACCAGCAGGCCGCCACGGTCGGACAGGTCTGCTTCCGTCCCGGCGAGGCCAAGAACACCTACGGCACCGGCAACTTCCTGCTGCTCAACACCGGCACCGAGATCGTGCGCTCCCAGCACGGCCTGCTGACCACGGTGGCCTACCAGTTCGGCGCGCAGAAGCCGGTGTACGCGCTGGAAGGCTCGATCGCGGTGACCGGCTCGGCGGTGCAGTGGCTGCGCGACCAGCTGGGCATCATCTCCGGCGCGGCGCAGAGCGAATCGCTGGCCCGGCAGGCCGAGGACAACGGCGGGGTGTATTTCGTGCCCGCGTTCTCCGGCTTGTTCGCGCCGTACTGGCGCTCGGACGCGCGGGGCGCGATCGTCGGCCTGTCCCGCTACAGCACCAACGCCCATCTGGCGCGGGCGACGCTGGAATCGATCTGCTACCAGACCCGCGACGTGGTCGAGGCGATGCAGGCCGACTCCGGCGTCCAGCTGGACGTGCTGCGGGTGGACGGCGGCGTCACCGCCAACGAGCTGTGCATGCAGTTGCAGGCCGATTTCCTCGGCGTGCCGGTGTCGCGCCCGGTGGTCGCCGAGACCACCGCGCTCGGCGCCGCCTACGCGGCCGGGCTGGCGGTCGGCTTCTGGAACGACACCGACGAGCTGGAACAGAACTGGAACGAAGCCAAGCGCTGGAACCCGACCTGGTCGGCGGAGCAGCGCGAGCGTGGCTACGCGCGCTGGAAGAAGGCCGTCGCCCGCACCCTGGACTGGATCGACGTCGACGAATGA
- a CDS encoding DUF72 domain-containing protein yields MWTHAAWQERQLPPGERLRWYATWCNAVEGNTTFYATPSRRTVESWAAQCDPAFRFVLKLPRPITHERRLTGAEEELRAFLAAMEPLGERVHALWVQLPGSFGPTDLGALAGFLRQAPRAHRIAVEVRHPAFFADEQAARSLEYVLSRVEAEWVPFDTTVLFDGPPTSAAEQEAAAKKPRVRRRMRALTEYPIVRYHGRDDVRRTVEGWQPWVGTVAGWLREGRSPTVFLHTPDNAGSLELARRFHDEVRARLPELDPLPEPAAAEPMTLF; encoded by the coding sequence ATGTGGACGCACGCGGCTTGGCAGGAACGGCAGCTCCCGCCGGGGGAGCGGCTGCGCTGGTACGCCACGTGGTGCAACGCGGTCGAAGGCAACACGACGTTCTACGCGACGCCGTCGCGGCGCACGGTGGAATCGTGGGCGGCGCAATGCGATCCCGCGTTCCGGTTCGTGCTCAAGCTGCCCAGGCCGATCACCCACGAACGCAGGCTGACCGGCGCGGAGGAGGAACTGCGAGCTTTTCTCGCCGCGATGGAGCCGCTCGGGGAACGCGTCCACGCGCTGTGGGTGCAGTTGCCCGGCTCGTTCGGACCCACCGATCTCGGTGCGCTGGCCGGGTTCCTGCGGCAGGCGCCGCGCGCCCACCGGATCGCCGTCGAGGTCCGGCATCCCGCGTTCTTCGCCGACGAGCAGGCGGCGCGCAGCTTGGAATACGTGCTGTCGAGGGTAGAAGCCGAATGGGTCCCCTTCGACACCACCGTTCTTTTCGACGGTCCGCCCACCAGCGCGGCGGAACAGGAGGCGGCGGCGAAGAAGCCCCGGGTGCGGCGCAGGATGCGCGCGCTGACCGAATACCCCATCGTGCGATACCACGGCCGCGACGACGTCCGGCGGACCGTCGAGGGCTGGCAGCCGTGGGTCGGCACGGTGGCCGGATGGCTGCGGGAAGGCCGGTCGCCGACGGTGTTCCTGCACACGCCGGACAATGCGGGCTCGCTGGAACTGGCCCGCCGCTTCCACGACGAGGTCCGTGCCCGGCTGCCCGAACTCGACCCGCTGCCCGAGCCCGCCGCGGCCGAGCCGATGACCCTCTTCTGA
- a CDS encoding IclR family transcriptional regulator, which produces MPGAIQSIERAAAVLRLLARGSGRLGVGDIAGALDLPKPTAHGILRTLQGVGFVEQDPATGKYQLGAALLHLGTSYLDANELRSRAINWADALAARTGESVRIGAPMDGAVVVVHHVFRPDNTQQALELGELLPPHATALGKVLLAYDADLAATMRRAELAPLTHRTLVDRTALARALGGVRQAGWAGDTEEFRTGEAGIAAPIRAPGGLVVGAIGITGAVDRLCDAQLRHRPALVGQVLDAARAVSRDLGAGH; this is translated from the coding sequence ATGCCGGGTGCGATCCAATCGATCGAGCGGGCGGCGGCCGTGCTGCGGCTGCTGGCCCGTGGTTCCGGGCGGCTCGGCGTCGGCGACATCGCGGGCGCGCTCGACCTGCCCAAGCCGACCGCGCACGGCATCCTGCGCACTCTCCAGGGCGTCGGCTTCGTCGAACAGGACCCGGCCACCGGCAAGTACCAACTCGGTGCGGCGCTGCTGCACCTGGGCACCAGCTACCTCGACGCGAACGAGTTGCGTTCGCGCGCGATCAATTGGGCCGACGCGCTGGCGGCGCGCACAGGCGAGTCGGTGCGGATCGGCGCGCCGATGGACGGAGCGGTGGTCGTGGTGCATCACGTGTTCCGGCCGGACAACACCCAGCAGGCGCTCGAACTCGGCGAACTGCTGCCGCCGCACGCCACCGCGCTGGGCAAGGTCCTGCTCGCCTACGACGCCGACCTGGCCGCCACGATGCGCCGCGCCGAGCTCGCCCCACTCACCCACCGGACCCTCGTCGACCGCACCGCGCTCGCCCGGGCGCTGGGCGGCGTGCGGCAGGCCGGCTGGGCGGGCGATACCGAGGAATTCCGCACGGGCGAGGCGGGGATCGCCGCGCCGATCCGGGCGCCCGGTGGACTCGTGGTCGGCGCCATCGGCATCACCGGCGCGGTGGACCGGCTCTGCGACGCCCAGTTGCGGCACCGGCCCGCGCTGGTCGGCCAGGTGCTCGACGCCGCACGGGCGGTGTCGCGTGATCTCGGTGCGGGGCACTGA
- the glpK gene encoding glycerol kinase GlpK, whose translation MKQRYVLAIDQGTTSTRCILFDQRARLVGVAQRPHRQHYPRPGWAEQDALEIWRNVERIVPQALRDSGVTADRIAALGIANQRETTVVWDRRTGTPIGRAIVWQDVRTEELVRELESAPGSGRIRELCGLPLASYFAAPRLRWMLDSVPGLRDRAERGEVLFGTMETWLIWNLTGGPDGGLHFTDVTNASRTLLLNLRTLTWDAELLEFFGIPARMLPRIQRSTASYGSTRRVVPGIPIAAALGDQHAALFGQTCFARGETKCTYGTGGFLMMNTGRELVRSEHGLLTTIGYQIGPEPVYALEGPIAVTGSLVQWVRDNIGLVTSAPEIETLARTVEDNGGCYVVPAFSGLYAPHWRSDARGLIAGLTSYVTKGHIARAVLEATAWQTRDVVEAMNADSGLRTAALRVDGGMTSNNLLMQIVADVLDVPVSRPFVAETVSLGAAYAAGLAVGYWPDLEGLRNNWRLAAQWVPRMDPELREDEYDNWKRAVELTFGWVRSRKRARR comes from the coding sequence ATGAAGCAGCGTTACGTGCTGGCCATCGACCAGGGCACCACCTCGACGCGGTGCATCCTGTTCGACCAGCGCGCCCGGCTCGTCGGTGTCGCCCAGCGCCCGCACCGGCAGCACTATCCGCGGCCGGGATGGGCCGAACAGGACGCGCTGGAGATCTGGCGCAATGTCGAGCGCATCGTCCCGCAGGCGCTGCGGGATTCCGGCGTGACCGCCGACCGCATCGCCGCGCTCGGCATCGCGAACCAGCGCGAGACCACCGTGGTGTGGGACCGCCGCACCGGCACGCCGATCGGCCGCGCGATCGTCTGGCAGGACGTCCGGACCGAGGAACTGGTCCGGGAACTGGAGAGCGCGCCGGGCTCCGGCCGCATTCGTGAGCTGTGCGGCCTGCCGCTGGCCAGCTATTTCGCCGCGCCGCGGTTGCGCTGGATGCTGGACTCGGTGCCCGGTCTGCGCGACCGCGCGGAGCGGGGCGAGGTGCTGTTCGGCACCATGGAGACCTGGCTGATCTGGAACCTCACCGGAGGCCCCGACGGCGGGCTGCATTTCACCGACGTCACCAACGCAAGCCGCACTCTGTTGCTGAACTTGCGCACCCTCACCTGGGACGCCGAACTGCTGGAGTTCTTCGGCATCCCCGCCCGTATGCTGCCGCGGATCCAGCGGTCGACCGCGTCCTACGGCAGCACGCGCCGGGTGGTGCCCGGCATCCCGATCGCCGCCGCGCTCGGCGACCAGCACGCGGCGTTGTTCGGCCAGACCTGTTTCGCGCGCGGGGAGACCAAGTGCACCTACGGCACCGGCGGCTTCCTCATGATGAACACCGGACGCGAGCTGGTGCGCTCCGAGCACGGTCTGCTCACCACGATCGGCTACCAGATCGGCCCGGAGCCGGTCTACGCGCTGGAGGGCCCGATCGCGGTCACCGGCTCGCTCGTGCAGTGGGTACGCGACAACATCGGGCTGGTCACCAGCGCGCCGGAGATCGAAACCCTCGCGCGCACGGTGGAAGACAACGGCGGCTGTTACGTGGTGCCCGCGTTCTCCGGCCTGTACGCGCCGCATTGGCGCAGCGACGCGCGCGGGCTCATCGCCGGGCTCACCTCCTACGTCACCAAGGGCCACATCGCCCGCGCCGTGCTGGAGGCCACCGCCTGGCAGACCCGCGACGTGGTGGAGGCGATGAACGCCGACTCCGGCCTCCGCACCGCGGCCCTGCGCGTGGACGGCGGGATGACCTCGAACAACCTGCTGATGCAGATCGTGGCCGATGTGCTGGACGTTCCGGTGTCGCGTCCGTTCGTCGCCGAGACGGTCTCGCTCGGCGCCGCGTACGCCGCGGGCCTCGCCGTGGGTTACTGGCCCGATCTCGAGGGGCTGCGGAACAATTGGCGCCTTGCGGCGCAATGGGTTCCGCGGATGGATCCCGAGCTGCGAGAGGACGAGTACGACAACTGGAAGCGCGCCGTCGAGCTGACCTTCGGCTGGGTTCGGTCGCGGAAACGGGCGCGCCGGTGA